A DNA window from Bradyrhizobium sp. CCBAU 53421 contains the following coding sequences:
- a CDS encoding DUF2274 domain-containing protein, producing the protein MPKLKIGELPDDKPVKVSTELPAAVHRDLIAYAEALTLQGGQVVEPTKLIAPMLARFMATDRGFSKLKRQGDVPVAGEDSDAQGFSKLSRDAE; encoded by the coding sequence ATGCCAAAGCTCAAAATAGGAGAGCTTCCAGACGACAAGCCGGTCAAAGTGAGTACGGAGCTGCCGGCGGCCGTGCATCGTGATCTCATTGCATATGCAGAGGCCCTTACGCTTCAAGGCGGTCAAGTGGTCGAACCGACTAAGCTAATCGCTCCCATGTTAGCGCGCTTTATGGCCACGGATCGTGGGTTTTCTAAACTGAAACGTCAGGGCGACGTACCGGTCGCCGGCGAAGACAGTGATGCCCAAGGTTTTTCGAAGCTGTCGCGCGACGCTGAATAG
- a CDS encoding sugar ABC transporter ATP-binding protein: MSGSIAAEPRPSASLLTVGGINKRFGGVRALRDVNLEVVSGEVHALLGENGAGKSTLIKILSGVHAADSGTIEIAGKPATFDSPARSREAGIAVVYQDLSLVESLSVADNLLLGREPRARFGFVRKRELMARAETFLSELGIPLDTKATVGSLPFAYRQMTEIAKALMGEVRLLILDEPTSSLTSDEVRILFDAIGKATRRGVGVIYVTHRLNEVFEISQRVTVLRDGANAGTFVTADTDMKRLVNAIIGTDRLAPAASRAAPAAARSFDSSPVLSLSGVSNDRLSAVDLSVMKGEIHGLAGLIGSGRTEILETIFGLRPAESGTLEIEGRPWLPKSAADAIELGVALVPEDRHVQGLVLDHSIERNITLPRIPHFSRWGFLQQRAAIRRADAAVARLSVKAQGASSLVRTLSGGNQQKVVFGKWNDPQPRVLLLDEPTVGVDVGAREEIYGVIRNAARDGSGVLIVSSDLVELIELCDRISVIVDGRVARTLVRGEIVDAEELHHLLQIYQASGQGVLQEQPA, encoded by the coding sequence TTGTCCGGTTCGATCGCGGCAGAGCCTCGGCCGTCGGCGTCGCTTTTGACGGTCGGTGGCATCAACAAGCGCTTCGGCGGCGTGCGCGCGCTGCGCGACGTCAACCTCGAGGTCGTCTCCGGCGAGGTGCACGCGCTGCTGGGCGAAAACGGCGCCGGAAAATCCACGCTGATCAAGATCCTCAGCGGTGTTCATGCCGCCGACAGCGGGACGATCGAGATCGCCGGCAAACCGGCGACGTTCGACAGCCCGGCAAGATCGCGCGAGGCGGGGATCGCTGTCGTCTATCAGGACCTCAGCCTCGTCGAGTCCCTGAGCGTCGCCGACAATCTGCTGCTCGGCCGCGAGCCGCGCGCGCGGTTCGGCTTTGTCCGGAAGCGCGAGCTGATGGCCAGGGCCGAGACGTTCCTGAGCGAGCTCGGCATTCCCCTCGATACCAAGGCGACGGTCGGCTCGCTGCCGTTCGCCTACCGCCAGATGACCGAGATCGCCAAGGCGCTGATGGGCGAGGTGCGGCTGTTGATCCTCGACGAGCCGACATCCTCGCTGACGTCGGATGAGGTCCGCATCCTGTTCGATGCGATCGGCAAGGCGACGCGCCGCGGCGTCGGCGTGATCTATGTGACCCATCGGCTCAACGAGGTGTTCGAGATATCGCAGCGCGTCACCGTGCTGCGCGACGGCGCCAACGCCGGCACGTTCGTCACCGCCGATACCGATATGAAACGGCTGGTGAACGCCATTATCGGCACCGATCGATTGGCACCGGCGGCGTCGCGGGCCGCGCCCGCCGCAGCGCGCTCGTTCGATTCATCGCCGGTTCTCTCCCTGTCGGGTGTGTCAAATGACCGGCTGTCGGCCGTCGACTTATCGGTGATGAAAGGCGAGATCCATGGCCTTGCCGGATTGATCGGCAGCGGGCGCACGGAGATTCTCGAGACGATCTTCGGACTTCGGCCGGCCGAGAGCGGCACGCTCGAGATTGAGGGCCGGCCATGGCTGCCGAAGAGCGCGGCGGATGCGATCGAACTGGGCGTCGCGCTGGTGCCGGAGGATCGGCATGTGCAGGGCCTCGTGCTCGATCATTCGATCGAACGCAACATCACTCTGCCGCGGATTCCGCATTTCTCGCGCTGGGGCTTTTTGCAGCAACGCGCCGCCATCAGGCGCGCCGACGCTGCGGTCGCGCGGCTTTCGGTGAAAGCGCAAGGCGCTTCCAGCCTGGTCCGGACGTTGTCCGGCGGCAACCAGCAGAAGGTCGTGTTCGGAAAATGGAATGATCCGCAGCCGCGCGTGCTGCTGCTGGACGAGCCGACGGTCGGCGTCGACGTTGGCGCCCGCGAGGAAATCTACGGCGTGATCCGCAATGCCGCCCGCGACGGCAGCGGCGTGCTGATCGTCTCCTCGGATCTCGTCGAACTGATCGAACTCTGTGACCGCATCTCCGTGATCGTCGATGGACGCGTGGCGCGAACGCTTGTGCGGGGCGAGATCGTTGATGCCGAAGAGCTCCATCATCTCCTGCAGATCTACCAGGCTTCCGGACAAGGCGTATTGCAAGAGCAGCCCGCATGA
- a CDS encoding DeoR/GlpR family DNA-binding transcription regulator, protein MESSGALHLKDAAELLKVSEMTVRRDLAGPEAALALLGGYVVNAASPTGIKYTFEQEIDQHTQDKRLACRAAAASIKEGDTIFIDCGTTMQSLADCLPEDLPLSVICYSMNVASIVTRRPATQVMLMGGLYHPSSQSFASDDGLSYLRRLGINKAFISAGGVHWTRGASCSNFHEVAVKQAVIETAMESILVIDASKLGSLKSAFFSDIGAFSRIIVGGAASADMRKHFRSLPVEYVTNAT, encoded by the coding sequence GTGGAATCGAGTGGCGCGCTGCATCTGAAGGACGCCGCCGAGCTCCTGAAAGTTTCTGAAATGACGGTGCGGCGCGACCTTGCCGGTCCGGAGGCCGCCCTCGCTTTGCTCGGCGGCTACGTCGTCAATGCGGCGTCGCCGACCGGCATCAAGTACACGTTCGAGCAGGAGATCGACCAGCACACCCAGGACAAGCGTCTCGCCTGTCGGGCTGCCGCGGCCTCGATCAAGGAAGGCGACACGATCTTCATCGACTGCGGCACCACGATGCAGTCGCTGGCGGACTGCCTGCCCGAGGATCTGCCGCTCTCGGTGATCTGCTATTCGATGAACGTGGCCTCGATCGTGACGCGACGGCCGGCCACGCAGGTGATGCTGATGGGCGGGCTCTATCATCCCTCGTCGCAATCCTTTGCGTCCGACGACGGGCTGTCCTATCTGCGGCGGCTCGGCATCAACAAGGCCTTCATCTCCGCCGGTGGCGTGCACTGGACCCGCGGCGCGAGCTGCTCGAATTTTCACGAGGTCGCCGTCAAGCAGGCCGTGATCGAGACCGCGATGGAGAGCATCCTGGTGATCGACGCGAGCAAGCTCGGCAGCCTCAAATCGGCATTCTTCTCCGATATCGGCGCGTTCTCGCGGATCATCGTCGGCGGCGCGGCGTCAGCGGATATGCGTAAGCACTTCCGCAGCCTTCCCGTCGAGTACGTGACCAACGCAACCTGA
- a CDS encoding TauD/TfdA family dioxygenase, which translates to MSTTALIGDVISGTDVVKRAARIGAEVKNIKLSGDLPDHTIAAINSLLLEHKVIFFRNQGHLNDAEQERFAARLGKLVPHPMLGPTKGMASLLELDSSRGGGRADVWHADGTFADAYPKTLVLRAVVMPTFGGDTVWSNTAAAYLDLPAPLQRLAEELWAVHSNVFDYAGIARVREVDKRHFDEVFTRTVFETEHPVVRVHPETGERALVLGALVKHFIGVPKYDGQKLFDLFQSHVTAPENTVRWNWLEGDIAIWDNRATQHYAVNDYGDQHRVVRRATIDGDVPISVDGRSSVTRLKVTE; encoded by the coding sequence ATGAGCACAACGGCTTTGATCGGTGACGTCATTTCAGGCACCGATGTTGTGAAGCGTGCAGCGCGCATCGGTGCCGAAGTCAAAAATATCAAGCTATCGGGCGATCTACCGGACCACACGATCGCCGCGATTAACAGCTTGTTGCTCGAGCACAAGGTGATCTTCTTCCGCAATCAAGGACATCTCAACGACGCCGAGCAGGAGCGCTTTGCCGCTCGCCTTGGAAAGCTAGTTCCCCATCCGATGCTCGGTCCTACCAAGGGAATGGCGTCGCTCCTCGAACTGGACTCCAGTCGCGGCGGCGGTCGCGCCGATGTTTGGCATGCGGATGGGACCTTCGCCGACGCCTATCCCAAAACTTTGGTCCTACGAGCCGTTGTAATGCCAACGTTCGGAGGCGACACCGTGTGGTCGAACACAGCGGCCGCTTATCTTGATCTACCGGCACCGCTACAGCGGCTTGCAGAGGAACTATGGGCCGTTCACAGCAACGTTTTCGATTACGCCGGAATCGCGCGCGTCCGCGAGGTCGACAAGAGACACTTTGACGAGGTGTTCACCAGAACGGTTTTTGAGACCGAGCATCCCGTCGTGCGCGTCCACCCCGAAACAGGCGAGCGGGCGCTGGTGCTCGGCGCCTTAGTGAAGCACTTTATTGGGGTCCCCAAGTACGACGGACAAAAGCTGTTCGATCTGTTCCAGTCTCACGTCACCGCGCCCGAAAATACTGTGCGCTGGAACTGGCTAGAGGGCGATATCGCGATATGGGACAATCGCGCAACACAGCATTACGCGGTCAACGATTACGGTGACCAGCATCGCGTCGTACGTCGGGCCACGATCGATGGTGACGTGCCCATCAGCGTAGATGGCCGGAGCAGTGTAACGCGCCTGAAGGTAACCGAATAG
- a CDS encoding PQQ-binding-like beta-propeller repeat protein: MKLSAAIAVALISSCLPATAQQGGAALYAQRCAQCHDSSNTDIRAPSRTALQSKSFEEVLGAITTGAMSSFAQGLSSDERAAIASLVTGKTASHASTDSAGQCAQSEAGFPQPIDGPRWNGWGADLNNSRFQTAAMAGLTKDQVPRLRLKWAFGFPGISTAFAQPTVIGGLLFVGGGDRKVHALDAKTGCTRWVFPTDAPVRAAISLVPMDNGQSAIVFGDVLANVYAVNAATGALIWKSRIEDHLAARITGAPTFHSGVIYVGVSSIEEATGSRPTYQCCTFRGSVVALKAETGAQLWKTYTIAEAPHPTRTNAVGTQLFGPAGASVWSAPTIDVQRKALYVATSNSYADPATDTSDAILAFDLATGRMLWHQQATPKDSFVVACFGADQSNCPQDHGPDHDFGQSPILVTLRSGQRALVIGQKSGVVHALDPDHEGKILWQTRIGQGGPLGGTEWGSAADQDRIYVANSDVRFLRDGSRRLNSSEGGGLFGLDLATGKIEMQVAPVACGDRPQCSPALSAAVTVIPGVVFSGGVSGFLRAYATDDARLLWEIDTARDYTTVNGVPAHGGAMDGPGSVVVDGMLYVNSGYAQWGGLPGNVLLAFEVGNP, encoded by the coding sequence ATGAAACTGAGTGCCGCGATTGCCGTCGCCCTGATCTCGTCTTGCCTTCCTGCGACAGCGCAGCAAGGCGGAGCCGCCCTCTACGCACAACGCTGCGCGCAGTGTCACGACAGCAGCAACACCGATATCCGCGCGCCGAGCCGCACCGCGCTGCAATCGAAATCGTTCGAAGAGGTTCTCGGTGCGATCACCACCGGCGCGATGTCGTCCTTCGCGCAGGGGCTGAGCAGTGACGAGCGGGCGGCGATCGCCTCGCTCGTCACCGGCAAGACTGCCTCGCACGCGTCGACCGACAGTGCAGGCCAATGCGCGCAGAGCGAGGCCGGGTTTCCGCAGCCGATCGATGGGCCACGGTGGAACGGCTGGGGCGCGGATCTCAACAACAGCCGGTTTCAGACGGCGGCGATGGCGGGCCTGACGAAGGACCAGGTCCCGCGGCTGCGTTTGAAGTGGGCGTTCGGGTTTCCCGGCATATCCACGGCCTTCGCTCAGCCGACGGTCATCGGCGGCTTGCTGTTCGTCGGCGGCGGCGACCGCAAGGTCCACGCCCTCGACGCCAAAACCGGATGCACCCGCTGGGTGTTCCCGACCGACGCGCCGGTCAGGGCGGCCATCAGTCTGGTCCCGATGGATAACGGCCAGTCCGCCATCGTCTTTGGCGATGTGCTCGCCAACGTCTACGCCGTGAATGCTGCGACCGGTGCGCTGATCTGGAAGAGCAGGATCGAGGATCACCTGGCCGCCCGGATCACCGGTGCGCCGACCTTCCATTCCGGCGTCATCTATGTCGGGGTGTCATCGATCGAGGAGGCCACGGGGTCTCGGCCCACCTACCAATGCTGCACGTTTCGCGGCAGCGTCGTGGCGCTGAAGGCCGAAACCGGCGCGCAGCTCTGGAAGACCTACACCATCGCTGAAGCGCCGCATCCCACAAGGACCAACGCCGTCGGGACCCAGTTGTTCGGGCCGGCCGGCGCATCGGTCTGGTCCGCACCGACGATCGATGTGCAACGCAAGGCGCTCTATGTCGCGACATCGAACAGCTATGCCGATCCGGCGACCGACACCAGCGATGCCATCCTCGCCTTCGATCTCGCGACCGGGCGAATGCTTTGGCATCAGCAGGCAACGCCCAAGGACAGCTTCGTCGTTGCGTGCTTCGGCGCCGACCAGAGCAACTGTCCGCAGGACCACGGCCCCGACCACGACTTCGGACAATCGCCTATCCTGGTGACGTTGCGTAGCGGCCAACGCGCGCTGGTCATCGGCCAGAAATCCGGCGTGGTGCATGCGCTGGATCCCGACCATGAGGGCAAGATCCTGTGGCAGACGCGAATCGGTCAAGGTGGCCCATTGGGCGGCACCGAGTGGGGCTCCGCCGCAGACCAGGACCGAATTTACGTCGCCAATTCCGACGTGCGATTCCTGAGGGACGGCTCGAGGCGGCTCAATTCAAGCGAAGGCGGCGGCCTGTTCGGCCTCGATCTTGCGACCGGGAAAATCGAAATGCAGGTGGCGCCGGTTGCCTGTGGCGACCGCCCCCAGTGCAGCCCCGCCCTCTCCGCAGCGGTCACCGTGATTCCTGGCGTCGTGTTCTCGGGCGGCGTGAGCGGCTTCTTGCGCGCCTACGCCACCGATGATGCACGGCTGCTTTGGGAGATCGACACCGCGCGCGACTACACCACCGTGAATGGTGTTCCGGCCCATGGCGGCGCCATGGACGGGCCGGGATCGGTCGTCGTCGACGGCATGCTGTATGTCAATTCCGGGTACGCGCAATGGGGCGGCCTGCCCGGCAACGTTCTGCTGGCCTTCGAGGTCGGCAATCCCTGA
- a CDS encoding substrate-binding domain-containing protein: protein MKPILRQTLPLTALIAATAISIAPAARAEVPATCVKGVDLATLGPKSIVGQGPHGEKAASPEVLALSDADAAKVKEKHFKVGISMQTVNLDWAQLQIQGITDTLKKYGVTVTGVASAEYQVDKQIADIENTIQQHPDGIISIPVDFTATAPTYKKVAKAGIKLVLMDSIPTGLKHPEEYASMISADNLGNGQIAAQILASCMPQGGTIGLVNFGVDYFSTNERTKGVRDWMQKNRPDIKMKQVDFTDPPKVSQIAGDFLTGNPDVKGVFAVWDQPALDTLSSMRAQGIDVPVTTVDLGLQSAIEIAKGGPLKATGSQRPYDQGVAEAMAMMNALLGKETPAWVGVQSLPVTQSNVLESYKTVFKKEPPPELTDACNKAKPACN from the coding sequence ATGAAGCCAATCTTGCGACAAACCCTGCCGCTGACCGCGCTGATCGCGGCGACAGCGATTTCGATCGCCCCCGCGGCGCGCGCCGAGGTGCCGGCCACCTGCGTCAAGGGCGTCGATCTCGCGACGCTTGGACCGAAATCCATCGTCGGACAAGGGCCGCACGGCGAGAAGGCCGCGTCGCCCGAGGTGCTCGCGCTGTCGGACGCCGACGCCGCCAAGGTCAAGGAGAAGCACTTCAAGGTCGGCATCTCCATGCAGACCGTCAACCTCGATTGGGCGCAGTTGCAGATCCAGGGCATCACCGACACGCTGAAGAAGTATGGCGTGACCGTGACTGGTGTTGCGTCCGCCGAATATCAGGTCGACAAGCAGATCGCCGACATCGAGAACACCATCCAGCAGCATCCGGACGGCATCATCTCGATCCCGGTCGATTTCACGGCGACCGCGCCGACCTACAAGAAGGTCGCCAAGGCCGGCATCAAGCTGGTGCTGATGGACAGCATTCCGACCGGCCTCAAGCATCCCGAGGAATACGCCTCGATGATTTCGGCGGACAATCTGGGCAACGGCCAGATCGCGGCCCAGATCCTGGCCTCCTGCATGCCGCAGGGCGGTACCATCGGCCTGGTCAATTTCGGCGTCGACTATTTCAGCACCAACGAACGCACCAAGGGCGTCCGCGACTGGATGCAGAAGAACCGTCCCGACATCAAGATGAAGCAGGTCGACTTCACCGATCCGCCGAAGGTGTCGCAGATCGCGGGCGACTTCCTCACCGGCAATCCGGACGTCAAGGGCGTGTTCGCGGTCTGGGATCAGCCGGCGCTCGATACGCTGAGCTCGATGCGCGCACAGGGCATCGACGTTCCGGTCACGACCGTCGACCTCGGCCTGCAATCGGCGATCGAGATCGCCAAGGGCGGTCCCTTGAAGGCGACGGGGTCGCAGCGTCCCTATGACCAGGGCGTCGCCGAAGCAATGGCCATGATGAACGCGCTGCTCGGCAAGGAAACACCGGCCTGGGTCGGCGTGCAGTCGCTGCCAGTGACGCAGTCGAACGTGCTGGAATCCTACAAGACGGTGTTCAAGAAGGAGCCGCCGCCGGAGCTGACCGACGCCTGCAACAAGGCGAAGCCTGCCTGTAACTGA
- a CDS encoding ABC transporter permease, with protein MTELTAPNVVAASTRSDRRRKLLQNLLRGERPYMLYIAFVVLLVVFSLSSPWFLSVDNFLNIGRQTTLVSIIAVGMTFVIIARQIDLSVASTLALSGMAAALAMSQISNSWIVGAAAGLGTGALVGLLNGILTTQLSIPSFLVTLGSLSMARGLAMMVTNTKPVIITNETYFAIFGEGTFLGIPVPIAWTLVAMIVGILLLHYNVFGRRIYAVGGNPTAALYSGINTKWVTTAAFVLTGALAGLAALVLSARSHAARPDVVQGMELDVIAAVILGGCSLFGGRGYILGTLFGSLIIGTLNNGLVLLGVSSPMQLVIKGAIIVAAVAFTKR; from the coding sequence ATGACTGAACTAACCGCGCCCAATGTCGTCGCCGCGTCGACCCGATCCGACCGTCGCCGCAAGCTCTTGCAGAATCTGCTGCGCGGCGAGCGGCCCTACATGCTGTACATCGCCTTCGTCGTGCTCTTGGTCGTGTTCAGCCTGTCCTCGCCCTGGTTCCTGTCGGTCGACAATTTCCTGAACATCGGACGCCAGACCACGCTGGTGTCGATCATCGCGGTCGGCATGACCTTCGTGATCATCGCACGTCAGATCGATCTGTCGGTCGCATCGACATTGGCGCTGTCGGGCATGGCGGCTGCGCTCGCCATGAGCCAGATCAGCAACAGCTGGATCGTCGGCGCCGCCGCCGGGCTCGGAACCGGCGCGCTGGTCGGGCTGCTCAACGGCATCCTGACTACGCAGCTTTCGATCCCCTCGTTCCTGGTCACGCTGGGATCGCTGAGCATGGCGCGGGGGCTGGCGATGATGGTCACCAACACCAAGCCTGTCATCATCACCAACGAGACCTATTTCGCGATCTTCGGCGAAGGCACGTTCCTAGGCATCCCGGTTCCGATTGCCTGGACGCTGGTGGCGATGATCGTCGGCATCCTGCTGCTGCACTACAACGTGTTCGGCCGTCGTATCTATGCGGTCGGCGGCAATCCGACCGCGGCGCTGTATTCCGGCATCAACACCAAATGGGTGACGACCGCAGCCTTTGTGCTGACCGGCGCGCTGGCTGGGCTTGCGGCGCTGGTGCTGTCCGCGCGCTCGCACGCAGCGCGGCCCGACGTCGTGCAGGGGATGGAGCTCGACGTCATCGCCGCCGTGATCCTCGGCGGTTGCAGTCTGTTCGGCGGCCGCGGCTACATTCTCGGGACGCTGTTCGGCAGCCTCATCATCGGCACGCTCAACAACGGCCTCGTGCTGCTCGGCGTCAGCTCGCCGATGCAGCTCGTCATCAAGGGAGCGATCATCGTCGCCGCGGTCGCCTTCACCAAACGCTAG
- a CDS encoding TrbI/VirB10 family protein: MNSRSGNDHEQADSPETQEEQSKSFRLRAEHPRVTRLSRKVLAGGSALAFFVIGGAVLWSLQNNRPRNQAAEELYSTDHHNVADGLTTLPKDYAGVPRQPIPQLGPPLPGDLGRPILAAQGQSPAIGPDAEQQRRDQETEAARISHLFAATKGGEGRPPAAAAVEGDRVASPNLSSTGDDGFAQNGQDRKLAFVNASVDRRTVSPDRITKPASPYVVQAGTVIPAALTTGIRSDLPGQITAQVTENVFDTPTGRFLLVPQGARLIGTYDSQVTFGQSRVLLVWTRLIMPNGHSIVLERQPGADSAGYAGLEDQVDNHWTELFKAAALSTFLAVGTELGAGSDTNSNDSAIIQALRHGASDSLNQTGQQVVRRSLNIQPTLTVRPGFPVRVLVNRDLIVTPYRG, from the coding sequence AAGTCCTGGCCGGAGGGAGCGCGCTTGCCTTCTTTGTCATTGGTGGAGCAGTCCTGTGGTCGCTGCAGAACAATCGTCCCCGAAACCAGGCGGCCGAGGAACTCTACAGCACTGACCATCACAATGTTGCCGACGGCCTTACGACGCTGCCGAAGGACTATGCTGGCGTTCCGCGCCAGCCAATCCCGCAGCTTGGTCCGCCACTCCCTGGCGACCTCGGTCGGCCAATCCTTGCTGCCCAAGGCCAGTCGCCGGCGATCGGGCCTGATGCGGAACAGCAGCGCCGGGACCAGGAGACCGAGGCCGCCCGCATTAGCCATTTGTTCGCTGCGACCAAGGGAGGAGAAGGACGTCCGCCTGCCGCTGCGGCTGTTGAAGGCGACCGCGTCGCGTCGCCGAACTTATCGAGCACTGGCGACGACGGATTTGCGCAGAACGGTCAAGACCGAAAGCTTGCCTTCGTGAATGCTTCTGTGGACCGTCGCACGGTCAGCCCCGACCGCATCACCAAGCCGGCTTCACCATATGTCGTGCAGGCTGGGACGGTCATTCCGGCAGCCCTGACTACCGGGATCCGATCGGACCTGCCAGGCCAAATTACCGCGCAGGTCACCGAGAATGTTTTTGACACGCCGACCGGCCGCTTTCTGCTTGTGCCTCAGGGAGCGCGTCTGATCGGCACGTACGATAGTCAAGTTACTTTCGGCCAGTCCCGTGTCCTACTGGTCTGGACGCGGCTGATTATGCCGAATGGACATTCTATCGTTCTCGAGCGGCAGCCTGGCGCTGATAGCGCTGGCTATGCGGGTCTGGAAGACCAAGTCGACAATCACTGGACAGAGCTATTCAAGGCTGCGGCACTATCGACGTTTCTGGCGGTCGGGACCGAACTAGGGGCTGGCTCGGACACCAATAGCAACGACAGCGCCATCATCCAGGCGTTGCGACACGGCGCCTCCGACTCACTAAACCAAACCGGACAGCAGGTGGTTCGACGCAGTCTCAACATCCAGCCTACTCTGACCGTGCGGCCTGGCTTCCCGGTCCGTGTTCTTGTCAATCGTGATCTCATAGTTACGCCGTATAGAGGGTGA
- a CDS encoding HAD family hydrolase, translated as MKSAIVFDWNGTLLDDANAVLQTINAILSRFGRAAVDMRRLREEFELPLSVLFRNLDMSKDEIDVVERNDSAIFHDTYEFLARNAALRKGARNLLLAADHRAVHTVIVSNHIVEPIRAQVRRLGIKTHVTDILAFESRATQFKSVNKGERLRLYMQANDISPRRTVIVGDMPVETEIARNLGLINVSIMGGFVSEARLRAAGPDYMIHDHHELLPILQKHCILPNG; from the coding sequence ATGAAATCCGCGATTGTGTTCGACTGGAATGGCACGCTGCTCGATGATGCCAATGCGGTGCTTCAAACCATTAATGCAATTTTGAGCCGCTTCGGTCGCGCAGCCGTAGATATGCGCAGGCTTCGAGAGGAATTCGAACTACCTCTTTCGGTTCTCTTCCGCAACCTAGACATGTCGAAAGATGAAATCGACGTCGTGGAGAGAAATGACAGCGCCATTTTTCACGACACCTACGAATTCTTGGCGCGCAACGCTGCCTTACGCAAAGGGGCACGAAATCTTTTGCTCGCCGCTGATCACAGAGCCGTTCACACCGTTATTGTCAGCAATCACATTGTTGAACCAATTCGCGCGCAAGTGCGAAGACTTGGAATCAAGACTCACGTCACGGACATTTTGGCATTTGAGAGCCGCGCAACCCAGTTTAAGAGCGTGAACAAGGGAGAACGTCTGCGCTTGTATATGCAGGCCAATGATATATCCCCACGAAGAACCGTCATCGTGGGTGACATGCCAGTCGAGACGGAGATTGCTCGCAATCTCGGTCTTATCAACGTATCAATCATGGGGGGATTTGTTTCCGAAGCGCGCTTGCGCGCCGCGGGGCCCGATTACATGATTCATGACCATCACGAATTATTACCTATTTTGCAGAAGCATTGCATTCTTCCGAACGGATGA